The following coding sequences lie in one Candidatus Thermokryptus mobilis genomic window:
- a CDS encoding formate dehydrogenase subunit gamma — MKRKNSLEEAEKLISEVEKTKDVELDEEFRERLRIEIAKKIEEEVERKKRESLKKAKKEEEEYFVRFSLNIRLQHLTLAIGVILLIITGLPIKFHDSWWANLFFDLIGGIQVSRFIHRVGAGMLIFVSIWHTIYIAFTKEGRNEFKELLPRKKDFLDFYQNIKYMLGKTNERPKYGRYSYIEKFDYWAVYWGMVIMVLSGLILWFHNFFLGIFPKFVFDIAKEAHSDEAMLATLAIVIWHWYNAHFNPHVFPFNPTIFTGKISKERMMREHPLEYEKIMKEKLMKEGKADEK; from the coding sequence ATGAAGAGGAAAAATTCATTAGAGGAAGCAGAAAAATTGATAAGCGAGGTTGAAAAGACTAAAGATGTTGAACTTGATGAGGAATTTCGCGAGAGGTTGAGAATTGAAATAGCCAAGAAGATTGAAGAGGAAGTTGAGAGGAAGAAGAGGGAAAGTTTGAAAAAGGCAAAAAAGGAAGAGGAGGAATATTTTGTCCGTTTCAGTTTAAACATACGCCTTCAACATTTGACGCTTGCTATTGGTGTGATTTTGTTGATCATAACTGGCTTACCGATCAAGTTTCACGATTCTTGGTGGGCTAATTTATTTTTTGATTTAATAGGTGGGATTCAAGTGTCAAGGTTTATCCATAGGGTTGGGGCTGGGATGTTAATTTTCGTCTCAATTTGGCATACGATTTACATAGCTTTTACGAAAGAGGGTAGAAATGAATTTAAAGAGCTTCTGCCAAGGAAAAAGGATTTCCTTGATTTTTATCAAAACATTAAATATATGCTTGGCAAAACGAACGAGAGACCTAAATATGGTAGGTATTCGTATATTGAAAAGTTTGATTATTGGGCTGTTTATTGGGGTATGGTGATAATGGTTTTGTCTGGGTTGATTTTATGGTTTCATAATTTTTTCCTTGGAATTTTCCCGAAGTTTGTCTTTGACATAGCTAAGGAGGCGCATTCAGACGAGGCTATGCTTGCTACACTTGCTATTGTCATATGGCATTGGTATAATGCTCATTTTAATCCGCATGTATTCCCGTTTAATCCAACGATTTTCACTGGAAAGATTTCAAAAGAGAGGATGATGAGAGAACATCCGCTTGAATATGAGAAGATTATGAAGGAGAAACTTATGAAGGAGGGGAAGGCAGATGAAAAGTAA